In one window of Balearica regulorum gibbericeps isolate bBalReg1 chromosome 29, bBalReg1.pri, whole genome shotgun sequence DNA:
- the LOC104635191 gene encoding keratin, type II cytoskeletal 75, whose translation MSTTPDPSPASKGIKGSVPARGSTASPSCLQPLPRCFILPTALTLLTSAAMSRQCAARNQSKTGFSAASAFIPNASSISFCSPSAPQGGSCGTAAGYGRFGGGFGSRSLYSLGGCKRISVAGRGGGFYGPAGFGAGTGISCGFGGAFGFGGGMGGPGFPVVPAGGIHEVSVNQSLLKPLNLEIDPNIQSIRKDEKDQIQTLNNKFASFIDKVRFLEQQNKVLETKWALLQEQGNKTVRNNIEPLFETYINNLRRQLNSLLTDKENLGGELNKVQSLAEDFKNKYEEEINKHTAVENEFVILKKEVDAAYMNKTELQARLDSLVEEIDFLRALYEAELSQVQSQISDTSVILTMDNNRSLDMDSIIAEVKAQYEDIANRSRAEAESWYQSRYEELQATAGRHGDDLRNTKQEISELNRHVQRLRSEIDSVKKQCASLQTAIADAEQRGEMAVKDARAKLAELEDALQKAKADLARQLREYQELMNVKLALDIEIATYRKLLEGEECRLSGEGAGAVNISVTRTTVGTGYGSGNCLSFGGSSGVGGGLCAGGMGFSSGSGQGTAGSCVVGGNSSSTKYITTTSSTKRCY comes from the exons ATGAGCACCACGCCAGACCCATCCCCAGCTAGTAAGGGTATAAAAGGGTCAGTCCCAGCCCGGGGGAGCACAGCTTCACCTTCCTGCCTTCAACCACTTCCTCGCTGCTTTATTCTTCCCACCGCTCTCACCCTGCTCACATCAGCTGCCATGTCTCGCCAGTGCGCTGCAAGGAACCAGAGCAAAACTGGCTtcagtgctgcttctgccttcaTCCCAAATGCCAGCAGCATCAGCTTCTGCTCACCTTCTGCACCCCAAGGTGGAAGCTGCGGTACTGCCGCTGGGTATGGAAGATTTGGTGGAGGTTTTGGAAGCAGGAGCCTCTACAGTCTTGGTGGATGCAAGAGGATCTCCGTGGCTGGAAGGGGTGGTGGCTTCTACGGACCTGCAGGTTTTGGTGCTGGCACTGGGATCTCCTGTGGTTTTGGTGGTGCCTTCGGGTTTGGTGGTGGCATGGGTGGCCCTGGATTCCCTGTTGTCCCTGCTGGAGGCATCCATGAAGTCTCAGTCAACCAGAGCCTTCTGAAACCTCTCAATCTGGAGATTGACCCCAACATCCAGAGCATTCGTAAGGATGAGAAGGATCAGATTCAAACCCTCAACAACAAATTTGCCTCCTTCATCGACAAG GTCCGATTCCTTGAACAACAAAACAAGGTCCTGGAAACCAAGTGGGCCCTTCTGCAAGAACAGGGGAACAAAACAGTCAGAAACAACATTGAGCCCCTCTTCGAGACCTACATCAACAACCTCAGGAGACAGCTGAACAGCTTGCTGACGGACAAGGAGAACTTGGGAGGGGAGCTCAACAAGGTGCAAAGCCTTGCTGAGGACTTCAAGAACAA GTACGAAGAGGAGATCAACAAGCACACAGCTGTTGAGAACGAATTTGTGATCCTGAAGAAG GAGGTGGACGCTGCCTACATGAACAAGACAGAGCTGCAAGCCAGGCTGGACTCCCTCGTGGAGGAGATAGATTTCCTCAGAGCCCTTTATGAAGCC GAGCTGTCTCAGGTGCAGAGCCAGATCTCCGACACCTCTGTCATCCTGACCATGGACAACAACCGCAGCCTGGACATGGACAGCATCATTGCCGAGGTCAAAGCGCAGTACGAGGACATCGCCAACCGCAGCCGGGCTGAGGCCGAGTCCTGGTACCAGTCCAGG TACGAAGAGCTGCAGGCTACGGCAGGCAGGCACGGCGACGACCTCCGTAACACCAAGCAGGAGATCTCCGAGCTCAACCGCCACGTCCAGCGGCTGCGGTCTGAAATCGACAGCGTGAAGAAACAG TGCGCCAGTTTGCAGACAGCCATCGCGGATGCCGAGCAGCGTGGGGAGATGGCCGTCAAGGATGCCAGGGCCAAACTGGCTGAGCTGGAAGATGCTCTGCAGAAAGCCAAGGCAGACCTGGCCCGGCAGCTCCGCGAGTACCAGGAGCTCATGAACGTCAAGCTGGCCCTGGACATTGAGATCGCGACCTACaggaagctgctggagggagaggagtgCAG GCTCTCTGGAGAAGGTGCCGGCGCAGTGAATATCT CTGTGACCAGAACCACTGTAGGAACGGGATATGGAAGTGGAAACTGTCTCAGCTTCGGAGGCAGCAGTGGTGTTGGAGGTGGGCTCTGTGCTGGAGGAATGGGCTTCAGCTCTGGAAGTGGACAAGGCACAGCCGGGTCATGTGTGGTTGGTGGAAACAGCTCCAGCACAAAGTACATCACCACCACCTCTTCGACCAAGAGATGCTATTAA
- the LOC104635192 gene encoding keratin, type II cytoskeletal 6A, with translation MSRQSTVRIQRGRSGFSAASAIVPNTCRTSFSSRSVTRVGSCNAGSGFARVGGGFGSKSLYNVGGCKRISVAGRGGSFYGSAGFGGGAGSMYGGGFGMPANLGYGYGAFGGGMGGPGFPAGGIHEVSVNQSLLKPLNLEIDPSIQRIRKEEKEQIKTLNNKFASFIDKVRFLEQQNKVLETKWSLLQEQGMKTVRNNLEPLFETYINNLRMQLNNLLSDKGRLEGELVNTQYLVEDFKKKYEDEINRRTVAENEFVTLKKDVDAAYMNKVELQAKVDALIEEINFLRALYEAELSQMQTQISDTSVVLTMDNNRNLDLDSIISEVKAQYEDIANRSRAEAESWYQTKYEELQATAGRHGDDLRNTKQEISELNRHVQRLRSEIDNVKKQCANLKAAIADAEERGELALKDAKAKLAELEDALQQAKADLARQLREYQELMNVKLALDIEIATYRKLLEGEECRLAGDGVPVNISVTRTTVGTGYGGGSNLSMGGGICNMGNSFSCGSGPGVSSTTLGGSSSSSVKFVSTSSTRRSYRS, from the exons ATGTCTCGCCAGTCCACCGTGAGGATTCAGAGGGGAAGAAGTGGCTTCAGCGCTGCTTCGGCCATCGTCCCAAACACCTGCCGCACCAGCTTCAGTTCACGCTCTGTCACCCGGGTCGGAAGCTGCAACGCTGGCAGCGGGTTTGCTAGGGTTGGTGGTGGCTTTGGAAGCAAAAGCCTCTACAATGTCGGTGGATGCAAGAGGATCTCCGTGGCTGGCAGGGGTGGTAGCTTCTATGGATCTGCAGGTTTTGGTGGTGGCGCTGGTAGCATGTACGGTGGTGGCTTTGGCATGCCAGCTAACCTTGGCTATGGATATGGTGCATTTGGTGGTGGCATGGGTGGCCCTGGATTCCCAGCTGGGGGCATCCACGAAGTCTCCGTCAACCAGAGCCTTCTGAAACCTCTCAACCTGGAGATTGACCCCAGCATCCAAAGGATCcgaaaggaggagaaggaacaaATCAAAACCCTCAACAACAAATTTGCCTCCTTCATTGACAAG GTCCGATTCCTTGAGCAACAAAATAAAGTGCTGGAAACCAAGTGGAGCCTGCTTCAGGAGCAGGGGATGAAAACAGTTAGGAACAACTTGGAGCCGCTTTTTGAGACTTACATCAACAACCTCCGGATGCAGCTGAACAATTTGCTGAGCGACAAAGGAAGGCTGGAAGGAGAGCTTGTCAACACGCAGTACCTGGTTGAGGATTTCAAGAAGAA GTATGAAGATGAAATCAACAGGCGTACAGTTGCAGAGAATGAATTTGTGACACTCAAGAAG GATGTAGATGCTGCCTATATGAACAAGGTGGAACTACAAGCCAAGGTAGATGCGCTgattgaagaaattaatttcctgagAGCCCTCTACGAAGCA GAGCTGTCTCAGATGCAGACGCAGATCTCCGACACCTCTGTCGTTCTCACCATGGACAACAACCGAAACCTGGACCTGGACAGCATCATCTCGGAGGTCAAAGCGCAGTACGAGGACATCGCCAACCGCAGCCGGGCTGAAGCAGAGTCCTGGTACCAAACCAAG TACGAAGAGCTGCAGGCTACGGCAGGCAGGCATGGGGACGACCTCCGTAACACCAAGCAGGAGATCTCCGAGCTCAACCGCCACGTCCAGCGGCTGCGGTCTGAAATCGACAATGTGAAGAAACAG TGTGCAAATCTGAAAGCGGCCATCGCGGATGCTGAGGAACGTGGGGAGCTCGCCCTCAAAGATGCCAAAGCCAAACTGGCTGAGCTGGAAGATGCTCTGCAACAGGCCAAGGCAGACCTGGCCCGGCAGCTCCGCGAGTACCAGGAGCTCATGAACGTCAAGCTGGCCCTGGACATTGAGATTGCGACCTACaggaagctgctggagggagaggagtgCAG GCTGGCTGGAGATGGCGTCCCAGTGAATATCT cCGTGACCAGAACAACTGTGGGAACGGGATACGGAGGAGGAAGCAACCTCAGCATGGGAGGGGGAATCTGCAACATGGGGAACAGCTTCAGCTGCGGAAGCGGTCCTGGGGTTAGCAGCACCACCCtcggaggcagcagcagctccagcgtGAAGTTCGTCTCAACCTCCTCCACCAGAAGAAGTTACAGAAGCTAG
- the LOC142598636 gene encoding keratin, type II cytoskeletal cochleal-like translates to MSRISFRSSTGGGMRGFSSGSAIVGGGSGTRSSFSSVSVSRVGGGRAGGGGGFGAGGGFGSRSLYNLGGSKRISYSSVGGGLRSGAGGGYGFGGGAGFGLGYGGGAGAGFGLGGAGGGGGYGLGSGFGLGGPGFGGRGGPGFPVCPPGGIHEVTVNQSLLAPLKLDIDPEIQKVRTQEREQIKTLNNKFASFIDKVRFLEQQNKVLETKWSLLQEQGHTVTRKSLEPLFEAYINNLRRQLDSLMGERGRLDSELRNMQDMVEDFKNKYEDEINRRTGAENEFVVLKKDVDGAYMNKVELQAKADALADEINFLRALYEAELSQMQQQVSDTSVVLSMDNNRNLDLNSIIAEVKAQYEDIANRSRAEAEAWYQNKYEELQVSAGRHGDDLRNTKIEISEINRMVQRLRNEIESVKKQCANLQAAIAEAEERGEMALKDAKAKLAELEDALQKAKADLARQLREYQELMNVKLALDIEIATYRKLLEGEESRLAGEGVGAVSVSVVSSSSGMGYGGGGSCLGMGGGLGMGGGGGYSMSSSSGGGFGGGSGGFGGAGGFGGAGGFGGGSTFSSGSSRGVSSSTGGSVRIVSKTTTSKKTIR, encoded by the exons ATGAGTCGGATCTCTTTCAGATCATCTACCGGAGGGGGCATGAGGGGCTTTAGCTCAGGCTCTGCTATCGTAGGAGGTGGCAGTGGTACCAGAAGCAGTTTCAGCTCCGTCTCTGTCTCCAGagttggaggaggaagagccGGAGGTGGAGGAGGCTTCGGAGCTGGTGGTGGCTTCGGCAGCAGAAGTCTCTATAACCTAGGTGGAAGCAAGAGAATTTCCTACAGCTCGGTCGGTGGAGGTCTACGGAGTGGAGCCGGTGGTGGATACGGCTTTGGTGGAGGAGCTGGCTTTGGTCTTGGCTATGGTGGTGGAGCAGGCGCTGGTTTTGGCTTaggaggagctggtggtggtggcggctATGGGCTGGGCAGTGGATTTGGGCTGGGAGGTCCTGGATTTGGTGGTCGAGGTGGCCCTGGGTTCCCTGTTTGCCCACCTGGTGGCATCCACGAAGTGACCGTCAACCAGAGCCTCCTGGCACCCCTCAAGCTGGATATCGACCCGGAAATCCAGAAGGTGCGAACACAGGAACGGGAGCAGATCAAGACCCTCAACAACAAATTTGCCTCCTTCATCGACAAG GTGCGCTTCCTGGAGCAGCAGAACAAAGTGCTGGAGACCAAGTGGAGCCTCCTGCAAGAGCAAGGTCACACAGTCACCAGAAAGTCCCTTGAACCCCTTTTCGAAGCCTACATCAACAACCTCAGACGGCAGCTAGACAGTCTCatgggagagaggggaaggtTGGACTCTGAACTGAGGAATATGCAGGACATGGTGGAAGACTTTAAGAACAA ATATGAAGATGAGATCAACCGGCGCACTGGTGCAGAGAACGAGTTCGTGGTCCTCAAGAAG GATGTGGATGGTGCTTATATGAACAAGGTCGAGCTGCAGGCCAAAGCAGATGCGCTGGCAGATGAAATTAACTTCCTGAGAGCTCTCTACGAAGCG GAATTGTCCCAGATGCAGCAGCAAGTATCTGACACCTCCGTGGTCCTGTCCATGGACAACAACCGTAACTTGGACCTCAACAGCATCATTGCAGAGGTCAAAGCGCAGTACGAGGACATCGCCAACAGGAGCCGGGCTGAGGCTGAGGCTTGGTACCAAAACAAG TACGAGGAGCTCCAGGTCTCCGCTGGGCGGCACGGTGATGACCTGCGTAACACCAAGATAGAAATTTCGGAGATCAACCGGATGGTCCAGAGGCTGCGGAACGAGATTGAGAGCGTGAAGAAACAG TGCGCCAACCTCCAAGCAGCCATCGCCGAGGCGGAGGAGCGCGGGGAGATGGCCCTCAAGGATGCCAAGGCCAAACTGGCTGAGCTGGAAGATGCCCTGCAGAAGGCTAAAGCAGACCTGGCCCGGCAGCTCCGTGAGTACCAGGAGCTCATGAACGTCAAGCTGGCCCTGGACATCGAGATTGCGACCTACaggaagctgctggagggagaggagagcag GCTTGCCGGAGAGGGAGTCGGAGCTGTGAGCGTCT ctgtgGTCAGCAGCTCCAGCGGGATGGGCtacggcggcggcggcagctgCCTGGGCATGGGCGGAGGTCTCGGCAtgggaggcggcggcggctacagcatgagcagcagcagcggcggcggcttCGGAGGCGGGAGTGGAGGTTTTGGCGGGGCCGGAGGGTTTGGCGGGGCCGGAGGGTTCGGCGGGGGCAGTACCTTCAGCTCCGGGAGCAGCCGAGGCGTCAGCTCCAGCACGGGAGGCAGCGTGAGGATCGTTTCCAAGACCACCACCAGCAAAAAGACCATCAGATAA
- the LOC104634506 gene encoding keratin, type II cytoskeletal cochleal codes for MNRQTYSMRAGGGGRSYSTASAVIPSGNRAGFSSMSVARSGGGGGGFGRLIGGGGGGGGGFGSRSLYSLGGSKRISIGVGSSFRAAFGSGAGGGSGLGGCGGGGCGLGGGGAGGSLGLGLGGGGGGYGFGGGAGGLGFGGGHGGGGGFGFGGVGGLGGFSGGLGGSRNPAGFGGGPPGVGTIQEVTVNQSLLAPLNLEIDPNIQQVRKDEKEQIKTLNNKFASFIDKVRFLEQQNKVLETKWTLLQDQGQKTNSGKNNLDPLFEAYINNLKRQLANLLNERGRMDGELKNMQDLVEDFKNKYEEEINRRAAAENEFVVLKKDVDAAYMTKVELEAKVDALTDELSFLRALYDAELAQVSAQVSNTAVILSMDNNRDLDLSSIIAEVKAQYEDIANRSRAEAEAWYQTKFEELQATAGKHGDDLRNTKGEISELNRLIQRIRSEIENMRNQCVTLQTAIGDSEERGEMALKDAKAKMIDLEDALQKAKADMARQLREYQELMNVKLALDIEIATYRKLLEGEESRLSGEGLNPISYSVVSSSSGMAGGAGLGGGFGGLSLSGGGGGSGFGLGGGGGSSFGLGGGGGSGFGLGGGGGGSGFGLGGGGGGSDFGLGGGGSGGYSFGSGGGLGLGGGGGGLGGGFGGGSGLGIGSGLGYGGGGGSSLSTSGGNFSSGSAKGTNPGVKIVSKTSSSKKSIKSQSLKNATQPE; via the exons ATGAACCGGCAAACTTACAGCATGAGAGCGGGAGGTGGAGGCAGGTCTTACAGCACTGCCTCAGCTGTTATTCCAAGTGGCAACAGGGCTGGCTTTAGTTCGATGTCCGTGGCACGAtctggaggaggtggaggtggtTTTGGAAGGCTcattggaggaggaggaggtggtggtggaggtTTTGGCAGCAGGAGCCTCTACAGCCTTGGCGGTAGCAAGAGGATATCCATTGGTGTTGGAAGCAGCTTCCGAGCTGCTTTTGGGAGCGGAGCTGGTGGTGGCTCTGGCCTGGGaggttgtggtggtggtggctgtggACTTGGTGGTGGCGGAGCTGGTGGCAGTCTTGGACTTGGTCTCggtggtggaggtggtggaTATGGGTTTGGTGGAGGTGCTGGCGGGCTTGGCTTTGGTGGTGGACATGGAGGTGGTGGAGGGTTTGGCTTTGGTGGAGTAGGGGGGCTGGGAGGATTCAGTGGAGGGCTGGGTGGCAGCAGGAACCCAGCGGGATTTGGTGGTGGCCCACCTGGAGTCGGTACAATCCAAGAAGTGACGGTCAACCAGAGTCTCCTGGCACCACTGAACCTGGAGATAGATCCAAACATCCAGCAGGTGCGAAAAGATGAGAAGGAGCAAATCAAGACCCTCAACAACAAGTTTGCTTCTTTCATTGACAAG GTTCGCTTCCTGGAGCAGCAGAACAAGGTGCTTGAGACCAAATGGACCCTCCTGCAGGACCAGGGTCAAAAAACCAACTCAGGTAAAAACAACCTGGACCCACTCTTTGAGGCTTACATCAACAACTTGAAACGGCAGCTGGCCAACCTGCTTAATGAGAGAGGACGCATGGATGGGGAGCTGAAGAACATGCAAGACCTCGTTGAGGATTTCAAGAACAA ATACGAAGAGGAAATCAACCGACGCGCAGCAGCGGAGAATGAATTTGTGGTGTTGAAGAAG GATGTGGATGCTGCTTACATGACTAAGGTGGAGCTGGAGGCCAAGGTGGATGCCCTGACGGATGAACTCAGCTTCCTCCGAGCCCTCTATGATGCG GAGCTGGCTCAGGTCAGCGCACAAGTGTCCAACACCGCTGTCATTCTGTCAATGGACAACAACCGGGACCTGGACCTCAGCAGCATCATAGCTGAAGTCAAAGCTCAGTACGAAGACATTGCTAACAGGAGCCGGGCTGAAGCGGAGGCTTGGTACCAAACCAAG TTCGAGGAGCTGCAGGCCACGGCGGGGAAGCATGGGGACGACCTGCGCAACACAAAGGGGGAAATCTCTGAGCTCAACCGGCTGATCCAGAGGATCCGGTCAGAGATAGAGAACATGAGGAATCAG TGCGTTACCCTGCAGACAGCCATCGGAGACTCCGAGGAGCGTGGGGAGATGGCCCTCAAAGATGCCAAGGCAAAGATGATTGACCTGGAAGATGCTCTGCAGAAAGCCAAAGCTGACATGGCCCGGCAGCTCCGCGAGTACCAGGAGCTCATGAACGTCAAGCTGGCCCTGGACATTGAGATCGCGACCTACaggaagctgctggagggagaggagagcag GCTGAGCGGAGAGGGACTCAACCCCATCAGCTACT CTGTCGTCAGCTCCAGCTCTGGCATGGCTGGTGGAGCTGGGTTAGGAGGAGGATTTGGTGGACTGAGCCTAAGCGGAGGAGGTGGCGGAAGCGGTTTTGGTCTTGGAGGAGGCGGCGGAAGCAGTTTTGGTCTtggaggaggtggtggaagCGGTTTTGGTCTTGGAGGAGGCGGCGGTGGAAGCGGTTTTGGTCTTGGAGGCGGCGGTGGTGGCAGTGATTTTGGCCTTGGAGGCGGCGGCAGTGGAGGCTACAGTTTTGGAAGCGGAGGAGGACTTGGACtcgggggtggtggtggtggtcttGGAGGTGGATTTGGAGGAGGCAGTGGTCTCGGCATTGGAAGTGGTCTTGGCTACGGAGGAGGTGGCGGCAGCAGTCTGAGCACCAGCGGAGGGAATTTCAGCTCTGGAAGTGCAAAAGGCACCAACCCGGGTGTGAAAATCGTCTCCAAAACCTCCTCCAGCAAAAAGAGCATAAAAAGCCAAAGCCTGAAGAATGCTACACAGCCCGAGTAA